A region of the Zootoca vivipara chromosome 3, rZooViv1.1, whole genome shotgun sequence genome:
gaaaaagaTGATGATTGAAAATGTTTGCATTGTCTATGTGTAACCATGTCAGCCTGGGTGATGAGTGCAAGGTTCATTAGGTTTCCCTGACAGAATGACCAATCTTCAAACATCAAAGCTTGTAAAAATACACAATTGACCAAAAGGGTAAGTCATGTGGAAAGTGacctgttttaaatatatttgacccctccctctttttttggtCCTGCcgtaactttttttcttttttctttccctctccaacTTTAAATATTTGTCAGAAGAACAAAGCCAGAGCACTGTGGCCCTCAGAGAAACCGGGGGAAAgactttcttctttttccaacAGCGAGTTGTGCAAAAGCTTGTCTAAACCGGGAtagatttgtatttaaaaaaataaaccatgaCACATCATGACACTATGACTACCTCTAGATATTACAAGGGACAGAGAAGAGGATGACCAAGAGCTGCTGCTTTTGGCACATATGCAACATCATTACCTGCAGCATGTACAGATATACTCATTTATTTTGTTCCACTATAGTCTCTGCTCAAAGATGCTTCTAAAGTCACGCAAAACCAGTTTACCAGAAACGGCAATGGAGTAAAAATACATGGCATGTTATTTTTCATAatctcccccaaaaaatatggaTGCCTGTCTCCAGCTTCCCAAAAGGTTATAAAAGTAGCATTCTATCACAAGCTTTCGTTAGATTTCTTTGAACTATTAAAACAATCAAAGCGACGTATTTCCACTGCTCCTCTCTTAACTTACGGCGTTTCCAGCATGACTTTACATACGCTGGCCATCGTACTTAGACAATCTGTCGTATTCTCGATTGGTAGGGTTTTGTTCTGCAGAGGTTAAACCAAACcaagaacaacaataacaaaaaaaaaaattaggtcaGTTATTTGATATTTCTCTGCAAtatgctgttggtttttttgttttttaaagaaatattagatCGTCACTCActtctgcaacaaaatgtgttgTGGCATTGCTCAGTGTTTTCAGCACTGGGGTAGCTTCTGCATAAAACAGGGACATTCTGTTAGCCATCTCGTTGTTCACTTCGCTCTCAATGCCGAGCTGATGAAAACACAAGGGAACActgattttttataaaaagaagttGCTGGGTGCGTTTGCACATAACGCTAAGCCCCGGCTTAGTAAACAAACCACAAGTTGTCTCCTCGACGAGCAAACAAGGCACAGTTTTCTTTCTCAAAAGCTTTGGTTTGCTTTCTAGCTCCTCTTCTCTCTGTAGCTTGGAGAGGCCACACAAACCATGGGTTGTGCAAGACTGTTGGGTTCAGACGTAACACCAGATGATAGttcaaacaagccatggtttcatGTCAATGACAAATCCATGGCTTCAAACTGTGGCTTGCTGCCGGAAAGCAAACAAGCCATGCTTCATCTGCTGGGCTAGGTTCAGATGTTGACACCACTTTGCCTCAACCAACTGTGGCTTCACCTTATGTGCAAACCACATGTGCCCCACCTGTTGCCCAAAACAAGGGGTTTGCTGTTACCAAGTTCttgtgcaaaaaaaatgaaatctgcCTTGATTGCAGATAGTGAGTGAGTGAACAGGAAAACACATGGCATTGCAAAGTAAAatacaccaccaccccttctATCTCCAGACAGAACAGGGAAAGACTCCTGTTGAAACCCTGGTGGTGCATAAAAACTAAGGTAGATGGACTGTATTTAGTATAAACCAGCTTCCCACATTGACAGACTGTCTTCTAGTGAAGCAGCAGCCCCAAAAGGAAACCAGGTTTTCGGCCATTAAATACAGGTGAaaatcggaaaattagaatatcgtcgaaaagtgcatttatttcagcaatgcaacttaaaaggtgaaaccaatatatgagatagatgcatgacatgcaaagcatgatatgtcaagcctttatttgttgtaattgtaattatttgtcattaggcgggtcaattataaatggaatgtaattaatgaaatgtaatagcgatgtttatttttggatTATTGTAgccatttgttttattactgtggaatttccaaaagaaagcatttgtaaaaatttaaagaaaaagaaaaaataatgagttgcattactgaaataaaagcactttttgatgatattctaattttccgagtttcacctgtaatctaTGGCCTGctaaatgtggggtggggtggagactgtcattttgattattttattatcatgctatgtgcagtgctttttattattatgctgcatcacttatgtacagtcatacctcggtttaagtacgcctcggtttgagtattttcagtttaagtactccgcggacttgtctggaacggattaatccactttccattactttcaatgggaaagttcgcttcaggttaaatacacttcaggttaaatacggacttctggaaccaattacactcatacctcgggttaagtatgctttaggttaagtactccacggactgtctggaacggattaatccactttccattactttcaatgggaaagttcgcttcaggttaagtacagactaccggaaccaattgtatttgtaaaccgaggtaccactgtacctctgggATCTTTGAATAAAGAGCGGTATAAAAATTGAATTGACAGCAGCAGCGACAACGTTTCACTTACGTGCATATTGTTTATTCTGTTGCGATTCAACGTCCTCCTATAATAGCTGAAGTCGTTCTGTATTGCGGGGTTTCTCATCTTAGTacgaaaataaaagggggggggaattaaaaatcaagaaaaacaaGCTTCCAATGTCCTTAACCCAAAAAAGCCCCTTAAACATTTTATGTGTTAGCTGACCATCCCACCCGCGTCCTAACCTTGAGTTCGTCAAAGCGGAGAGTAAAATGCAAGATCTCGGCAAACTGCTTTGCTAGGGCTTGCTCTCGCTCTAAGTGCTGAGTTGGTGCATAGGGAGGGGATGTCAAGGATTCCAGTAAACTCTGCAGTGCTTTCTCTGAAgatgaagaagggggggggaagcaataacAAGTGAAATGGCAGGTATATGTCtcgtatttctttaaaaagagagtgtttcaaacaaacatgcaaacataGTTTTCTTCTAGCACAAGACTCATTAACTTTTTTAGAAAAACACTTAACTGTTTGGCCTTCCCTCAACCATGTAAATGTGCAAATATCTTTTACACATGGCAAAACTTAACAAAAGTTACTTCTGGGCGAAGAAAGCCAATCAACTTAATTGAGCTGgattgctgggatagctcagtcggcagagcacgagactctgaatctcagggtcgtgggttcgagccccatactgggcactgaagggggttgggatagatgtccctcggggtcccttccaactctacaatatggAAACGTAATGAatgaattagatttttttttaaaggtatgatATCGTTAGTGGAATGGGCATCTTTATTTGCTTTTTCTTCACCAAATGATGATCGAGAGGTATCAGTCTCTTGCTTACAGACGTCTGGCAATACAGCCCCATTACAAAAGATATCAAAGaggttttaaaagttaaaaataagCCTCTAAGGttagtttcccaaacttgtttttggactacaatacccatgatccctgactcctggtcctgctagctaagaatgatgggagttgtagtccaaaagcagctggagaccaaagtttgggaaacattgctttAAATGAAGGACAGGGGAACACACAATTGCTTCGTTCTGAGTGCAAGACATACATCAAAGGGCAGAAGGAACCAAATACCACCGTCGAAACAGCAGAGCAGAGAATTGTTCAGCAACACACTAAACCAGATTTCCTGACCTGTGGTCCCTCCAGAGATGTTGCTGGGACTACAGCtgctcccataatccttggccactggccaccctggctgggggcagcatgttgggaaaggctgcaTGGAAACAATAGGCAGATCCTCACCTAGCCGCAGAGAAAACTCATAGAACCGCTTCAACCTCACAACCAAAGGACAGACTGAGTTCCAGGCTCTCTCCTGAAGTTGGATATCATTGGGGTTTTGTATTGCCTGGAAAAGAACGACGATACCTTGATCAACATCAGGAGGCTGGCAAAGTACAAAAAAGAGGACTTGCTGTTTGCCTctatatttaaatataaaatatctcaaaatgatgtttgtataacAAGAACGGAAAGTTAGGGGCAGATGTGGCTTGTCAACCTCAAGCGGTAGCCCATCTAGCAGAAGGAAAACTTGGATCTGCTGTCTCACCAGATATCTTTgcgagaagaaaaggctaaggaatgaactctacacaaatctagagtagagtccctaagacagttgaatGGTGCCTTgtccgcctccttccggcaactcctgcagccaagctggtgccaaacgtattgctcggctatcctttggaccacatcaggccAAGACTTTGTCAGGCCACATCTTGTcaatctgggcagcccaggacctctgcACACAGTGTCCAGGCTTCTGCTCCAGGGAGGTCCCTTCGGGgcttgacttcacctccagaggtgcactcttattctctcaagacagacaggtgtcAACAACTAAGTTAGAGGGAGGGACATAGTTGTGGATGTGGAAGAGCATCAGTGTTGCATGTTTGATTCCTGACAttaccaggtagggctgggaatgtcccctgcctgaaattctcgAGAGCCATTGCTAGTTAGTAGAGTCAAGATGGATCAATCACCcaacagcttcctctgttcctgtaaGATATTCCAACTATTTCATCTGATTCAGCcctgtttctccttccttcccctcccttcgaTTGCCTCTAGTGCCCCCAAAGAAGCTTGCAAGCTCGCTGGGGCAAGAACCTACTTAGAGGTTTATTTTCTGCACATGTTACTCCGTAACACTTCATGCACGGAAGGCGTCGTATAAATTAAGAACAAAACCGTTCAAGAGGTTTTGTAAACGCCACACACAGACCAAAAGCCGAGCCGCTTTTAAGTCCATCTTTGACGCTGCACCATTTAGCACTGGAAACCTTTCAGCCAACATGTAGTCCTCAGACTCCATCATTCATCTCCGGAGTCATTAATAAATAACAGCCTTCGCAAAAGCTCTTTGCAATCTTGTCTCGCCCGCATGCAGGGGTAAACATAATCCACACCACATGCATGCGGAGATACACATAATCGTGTGTTCTGTGTGCAGATATATCCGTGCACAGGCACATCTAgaaaatctgtttttaatttggTATCCTAAGGAGTGTTGCTACAAGTTTCAATGTGGTTCTTGACTTCGTTCAGTAGCCTGATTGCATTGATAACCGTCGTCTCCAGAAGAGATTTGTTCAGTGGATAGGAAAATTCTTGTCATTTTTAGCTTTAATTTCACATAACTACTGTATgaccatttaaaaaaagagaaaaggaatatTGTATGTATTTGCTTGGGTATGCAAAGAAATATTGCAGACTAGTGTTTAATTTTTCCCTCCTCAGGTTTTGTTTTGGTGTGCCATAGTATGGTTTAACGCACATCTCTAATTTCCTGTCCAGCTCCTTTGTAGGACTGCAGGTCTGAAAGCATGCTCTCCGAATCTTGTAATACAGCATTGACTTGGTTCCATATTTCCCTCTCTCCATCCGTAGGCTGAGCATCTAGGtgagataaaaagcaaatattatTTTAAGAAACGTTGGCTGCAAATAGAGCTAGCCTATGCACTCCTGTGGTTTGCAGTACAATAGCCCTTTGAtccatattttattatgttgcaGACAATTCAGGCGGTGCTTCATTGATTTCCCTATCTATGCTTTAGTATTTAGCTCCAGTGTAACTAGGATTAAAACTGCTGCACCCACCCCCATCAAAAAATGCCTCATGGAAAATGTAtttacattaaaacaaaacatcaaaccccaaaaccaactacagtggtacctcggtttatgaacacaattggttccggaagtctgttcataaactgaagcgttcataaactgaagcgaacttttccattgaaagtaatggaaagtggattaatccgttccagagtacttaaactgaagcgttcataaactgaagcaaactttcccattgaaagtaatggaaagtggattaatccgttccagacgggtccgcggagtacttaaactgaagcgttcataaactgaagcatgggtgtaattggttccagaagtctgttcataaactgaagcgttcataaaccgaagcgaactttcccattgaaagtaatggaaaataaattaatccgttccagatgggtccacggtgttcataaaccgaaaattcataaaccgaggtgttcataaaccgaggttccactgtatatatattgatTTCAGCAAATTCCATGTCAAAAGATATCATGGACTCCACTGAGACAAGATAAGTTGGAtccatttaacaacaacaacaacaacaacaacaacaacaacaacaacaacaaaccccggggggggggatcttggcTGCAATCCTTCCCAATTGGAATTTCTGAGTTAGAAAAAATGAGGACAGCAATCCATAAAAGAGTTAGTCATCTATGCAGAAGCATAGCTTGGCAGAATGAAAAGCTGTTTTCATCCTTACCTGCTATATTAAGACCCATGAATGATCACgactctttcccctcttttccagtTTTAAAACACACCATAAGTCTGTGTTTCTTCCCCTTTGGCCTACTCTTAGACCAGGGTTCCTCAACCTCGTCCGGGGAGATATTAGACCCAGATCCGTTCAAATGATTCCACAAAAAATCATGGATTCAGGGGGTCCTGTTCTAGCCTCTCAGTGAATAATACTGAAATCACTTTAAGTCGGTCTAGTCCAGTTATCTCTGACATGCTTCAGCCTATCTTACCCAAGCCAGTGATGGAAGAAATGACCGTGTGTTTCAAAGCCTTTGAAATGACACTCACTCCGGAACTTTGTTGGAGCATCGTTTGGATAAAAgggcctccctctccctccatgggcccagctcctcccccccccctatttcctaTTTGTTTGCCTTTCCCTCTGggcctaatccaggcataggcaaactcggccctccagatgttttgggagtacaactcccatcatccctgaccactggtcctgttagctagggacgatgggagctgtagtccccaaacatctggagggtcgagtttgcctatgcctggcctaatctATCCCCCCCAGAAGAAGACAAAAAGGTATGCAGAGGTTGCTCCTCCTGACTCCTCTTGCTGATCGCTCGCTTCAAGGAGGAAGGTGAACTGGTAGAAAAAGTAAAGTGGGAAGtccactggatagctcagctggttagagcgtggtgctgataacgcaagggttgcaggttcgattcccataagggacagctgcatgttcctgcattgcagggggtttgactagaggATCCACAGGggcccatccaactctacaattctatgataagacCTGGAGGGCCAGGAAGCTCCAGGGATTGTCAACAGAACATGGGGCCTACTGGAATAGATGTCTCAGCAGGTATCTGGCAATTCCAATCCCTGATGCTGTTCTGGTTATCCTACCAGccattggactactgcaatgtgctctacgtggggctacctttgaaggtgactcggaaactacaactaatccagaatgcagcagctagactggtgaatgggagtggccaccaggGCCATacaacaccggtcctaaaagacctacactggctcccagtacgtttccaagcaaaagcgttggtgctcacctttaaagccctaagcagcctcggcccagtatacctgaaggaacatctccacccccatctttcagcttggacacagaggtccagctctgagggccttctggtggttccctcactgcgagaagtgaggttacagggaaccaggcagaggggccttctcagtagtggcgcccgccctgtggaaagccctcccatcagatgtcaaggaaataaacaactatctgacttttagaagacatctgtaggcaacCCTGTATCTGGAAATTttttatgtctaatgttttacatttttttatgtgctgtaagccacccagagtggctgggaaaacccagccagatgggcagggtataaataataaaataaatgttattatccttcttcttctccttcttcttcttattattattaaatagttcCAAGATATATTTATTTTGAGCAAGAGATGCTTGGTCCAGAGAGGTTTAGGAAGAGGTCAAAGTCCTGAGCGTGCTGCTGTGTAATGTTGCATCGACTTTTTAAGTCTCTACAGGAAGGCCTACCATATTATTAAAAGTCAGTAGAACAAATAACTGAGGAGATCTGTGGGCAACATTCTGTTGAAGCTAAACAGAACTTGACAAAAGTGTGACTATTCTTAGAAACTATATGTTGTATGaggagaggaagggtggaatattatcacctactagctggccctgcacgcgttgctgtgcgttagtctgtgaaatggagggtagtagccccccttcagatccccctgagcctcagagtccccctggtTTACAGGTGTTATTTTTAAACAGGGGTATCCTTGTgaatccccccccaccctgttccgatctATTAGTTATCCcgtcccctcttccctccaccccccaggtcatccctgtgattgg
Encoded here:
- the CYRIA gene encoding CYFIP-related Rac1 interactor A isoform X6 translates to MLSDLQSYKGAGQEIRDAIQNPNDIQLQERAWNSVCPLVVRLKRFYEFSLRLEKALQSLLESLTSPPYAPTQHLEREQALAKQFAEILHFTLRFDELKMRNPAIQNDFSYYRRTLNRNRINNMHLGIESEVNNEMANRMSLFYAEATPVLKTLSNATTHFVAENKTLPIENTTDCLSTMASVCKVMLETPEYRSRFTSEETLMFCMRVMVGVIILYDHVHPVGAFSKASKIDMKGCIKVLREEPADTVEGLLNALRFTTKHLNDESTSKQVRAMLQ
- the CYRIA gene encoding CYFIP-related Rac1 interactor A isoform X3, whose amino-acid sequence is MGNLLKVLTCTDFDQGPNFFLDFENAQPTDGEREIWNQVNAVLQDSESMLSDLQSYKGAGQEIRDAIQNPNDIQLQERAWNSVCPLVVRLKRFYEFSLRLEKALQSLLESLTSPPYAPTQHLEREQALAKQFAEILHFTLRFDELKMRNPAIQNDFSYYRRTLNRNRINNMHLGIESEVNNEMANRMSLFYAEATPVLKTLSNATTHFVAENKTLPIENTTDCLSTMASVCKVMLETPEYRSRFTSEETLMFCMRVMVGVIILYDHVHPVGAFSKASKIDMKGCIKVLREEPADTVEGLLNALRFTTKHLNDESTSKQVRAMLQ
- the CYRIA gene encoding CYFIP-related Rac1 interactor A isoform X4; the encoded protein is MGNLLKVLTREIENYPHFFLDFENAQPTDGEREIWNQVNAVLQDSESMLSDLQSYKGAGQEIRDAIQNPNDIQLQERAWNSVCPLVVRLKRFYEFSLRLEKALQSLLESLTSPPYAPTQHLEREQALAKQFAEILHFTLRFDELKMRNPAIQNDFSYYRRTLNRNRINNMHLGIESEVNNEMANRMSLFYAEATPVLKTLSNATTHFVAENKTLPIENTTDCLSTMASVCKVMLETPEYRSRFTSEETLMFCMRVMVGVIILYDHVHPVGAFSKASKIDMKGCIKVLREEPADTVEGLLNALRFTTKHLNDESTSKQVRAMLQ
- the CYRIA gene encoding CYFIP-related Rac1 interactor A isoform X1, with translation MSLPFGASFQGSIRKQTAFSWFRFEIRIAEHVKPLLFQHSNFAYITLYDFVAFTRFAGMGNLLKVLTREIENYPHFFLDFENAQPTDGEREIWNQVNAVLQDSESMLSDLQSYKGAGQEIRDAIQNPNDIQLQERAWNSVCPLVVRLKRFYEFSLRLEKALQSLLESLTSPPYAPTQHLEREQALAKQFAEILHFTLRFDELKMRNPAIQNDFSYYRRTLNRNRINNMHLGIESEVNNEMANRMSLFYAEATPVLKTLSNATTHFVAENKTLPIENTTDCLSTMASVCKVMLETPEYRSRFTSEETLMFCMRVMVGVIILYDHVHPVGAFSKASKIDMKGCIKVLREEPADTVEGLLNALRFTTKHLNDESTSKQVRAMLQ
- the CYRIA gene encoding CYFIP-related Rac1 interactor A isoform X2, which gives rise to MILLHSLGLLGWVIFLKSLPGKLKTTHIFSWILKVHERLWLHRSRAQPFFCTLLKSSICGSRTHPPARNKDTVTHGFELMDAQPTDGEREIWNQVNAVLQDSESMLSDLQSYKGAGQEIRDAIQNPNDIQLQERAWNSVCPLVVRLKRFYEFSLRLEKALQSLLESLTSPPYAPTQHLEREQALAKQFAEILHFTLRFDELKMRNPAIQNDFSYYRRTLNRNRINNMHLGIESEVNNEMANRMSLFYAEATPVLKTLSNATTHFVAENKTLPIENTTDCLSTMASVCKVMLETPEYRSRFTSEETLMFCMRVMVGVIILYDHVHPVGAFSKASKIDMKGCIKVLREEPADTVEGLLNALRFTTKHLNDESTSKQVRAMLQ
- the CYRIA gene encoding CYFIP-related Rac1 interactor A isoform X5, with the protein product MDAQPTDGEREIWNQVNAVLQDSESMLSDLQSYKGAGQEIRDAIQNPNDIQLQERAWNSVCPLVVRLKRFYEFSLRLEKALQSLLESLTSPPYAPTQHLEREQALAKQFAEILHFTLRFDELKMRNPAIQNDFSYYRRTLNRNRINNMHLGIESEVNNEMANRMSLFYAEATPVLKTLSNATTHFVAENKTLPIENTTDCLSTMASVCKVMLETPEYRSRFTSEETLMFCMRVMVGVIILYDHVHPVGAFSKASKIDMKGCIKVLREEPADTVEGLLNALRFTTKHLNDESTSKQVRAMLQ